Proteins encoded in a region of the Pseudomonas sp. PDNC002 genome:
- a CDS encoding DUF3613 domain-containing protein, whose product MKAWILAGALLAAPLLSSAAERAATPAPQGTVARDQQEVLTWLELQSSGRAASANRQSATPAERDRAYQRYLKSYTREIPEYLLQDNDFSTGSK is encoded by the coding sequence ATGAAGGCATGGATTCTGGCTGGCGCGCTGCTGGCGGCTCCGCTGTTGTCGTCAGCCGCCGAGCGCGCGGCGACACCCGCTCCGCAGGGCACCGTGGCCCGCGACCAGCAGGAAGTGCTCACCTGGCTGGAGCTGCAATCCAGCGGGCGCGCCGCGTCGGCCAATCGCCAGAGCGCGACGCCGGCCGAGCGTGACCGCGCTTATCAACGCTACCTGAAGAGCTATACCCGCGAGATTCCCGAGTATCTGCTCCAGGACAACGACTTCAGCACAGGCAGCAAGTAA
- a CDS encoding pilus assembly protein TadG-related protein, which translates to MGRERQRGAIGVMAAVTLLLALICLALVVDTGRLYFEQRKLQRVADMAALEAASQSGMCGSQLAGDVQGYVTASAAKNGFVPATGDTLVGTLGSVAFDGGYGAASSRRFFTAGGDPADSVRVQASHTVPSSLILNVASLFSGATTNTVISAQAVARRTALAGISAGSGVLSLDSTNSPLLNALLGGLLGTTVNLDLVTYQGIAGANVSLLALSQQLKAAGVNLELGKIDSLLGANVTAAQLLQAMINAADASQLAGVNTSLLRTALASINVPTANLTLGQILSVVAPDSVRDTALNAGVNLLDLLMATALVANKNNAVDLDLKGKNIAGVVPTVKLRVISPPTIAIGYPGKDSAGNWRTVAKNAQVQLEVGVNANLLGLNLVKLALNLKVGVAEGYAALDSIQCGGVGKPVTVNVMARPGVASANLDAAVSLLSGASGSLVGVTITNSATGVDSSSTSAGTQFAIPGEQSLSFTVNGPSDLPSVVKRVQSPLGSSLGAGLTSLGNSLSIKIKAGGNCDNILSWLLCALSGLVSSIAQLALDLTAGLGTLVSALGQQLIDPLLSLLGIQTGILDVRLIDLQTGGAELLI; encoded by the coding sequence ATGGGACGCGAACGGCAGCGGGGCGCAATTGGTGTGATGGCGGCGGTCACGCTGCTGCTCGCGCTGATCTGCCTGGCACTGGTGGTGGACACCGGGCGCCTGTATTTCGAGCAGCGCAAGTTGCAGCGCGTCGCCGACATGGCCGCGCTGGAAGCAGCGTCTCAGAGCGGCATGTGTGGTTCGCAGCTGGCGGGGGACGTCCAGGGCTACGTCACCGCGAGCGCGGCGAAGAACGGTTTCGTCCCGGCCACCGGCGATACCCTGGTGGGGACGCTGGGCAGTGTCGCTTTCGATGGCGGGTACGGCGCGGCATCGTCGCGCCGGTTCTTCACCGCCGGCGGCGATCCGGCGGACTCCGTACGCGTGCAGGCATCCCACACAGTGCCGTCCAGCCTGATACTGAATGTCGCCAGCCTGTTCAGCGGGGCCACCACCAATACCGTGATCAGCGCCCAGGCGGTGGCGCGGCGCACGGCGTTGGCGGGGATTTCCGCGGGCAGTGGCGTGCTGAGCCTGGACTCGACCAATTCGCCGCTGCTCAACGCGCTGCTGGGTGGCCTGTTGGGCACCACCGTCAACCTCGACCTGGTCACCTACCAGGGCATCGCCGGCGCCAACGTGTCGCTGCTCGCCCTCAGCCAGCAGCTCAAGGCGGCCGGCGTGAACCTCGAACTGGGCAAGATCGACAGCCTGCTGGGGGCCAACGTCACCGCGGCGCAATTGCTCCAGGCGATGATCAACGCCGCCGACGCCTCGCAACTGGCCGGGGTGAATACCTCGCTGCTGCGCACCGCATTGGCCAGCATCAACGTACCGACGGCCAACCTGACCCTGGGGCAGATTCTCAGCGTAGTGGCGCCGGACAGTGTGCGCGATACGGCGCTCAATGCAGGGGTCAATCTGCTGGACCTGCTGATGGCCACGGCGTTGGTGGCGAACAAGAACAACGCGGTGGACCTCGACCTGAAGGGTAAGAACATCGCCGGCGTGGTGCCGACGGTAAAACTGCGGGTCATCTCGCCACCCACCATCGCTATCGGCTATCCGGGCAAGGACAGCGCCGGCAACTGGCGCACCGTGGCGAAGAATGCCCAGGTTCAACTGGAGGTCGGCGTCAATGCCAACCTGCTGGGGCTGAACCTGGTGAAGCTGGCGCTGAACCTGAAGGTCGGTGTGGCGGAGGGGTATGCGGCGTTGGACAGCATTCAGTGCGGAGGTGTGGGCAAACCGGTGACAGTCAACGTGATGGCCAGACCCGGCGTGGCGAGCGCCAACCTCGATGCCGCTGTCAGCCTGCTTTCCGGAGCCAGCGGCAGCCTGGTGGGGGTGACCATCACCAACAGCGCGACCGGGGTGGACAGCAGCAGCACGTCGGCCGGTACTCAGTTCGCCATACCTGGAGAGCAATCGTTGAGTTTCACCGTGAACGGCCCGTCCGATCTGCCGAGTGTGGTGAAACGGGTGCAAAGCCCGCTGGGTTCGTCGCTGGGAGCAGGACTGACCAGTCTGGGGAACTCATTGAGCATCAAAATCAAGGCCGGCGGAAATTGCGACAACATCCTGAGCTGGCTGCTTTGTGCCCTGAGCGGCTTGGTCAGTTCCATCGCCCAGCTCGCACTCGATCTCACGGCGGGGTTGGGCACGCTGGTCAGCGCCCTTGGACAGCAGCTCATTGATCCGCTGTTGTCGTTGCTCGGCATCCAGACCGGCATCCTCGACGTACGCCTGATCGACCTCCAGACCGGCGGCGCGGAGCTGCTGATCTGA
- a CDS encoding response regulator transcription factor, with translation MDKTANRRFSVLVIDDEPQVTAELAELLENSGYRCLTSDSKDGALQQFRDDTSIGLVICDLGLGRDNGIRVVEALKEIAGASRFFETIILTGQQGSQEVIEAMRVGVADYYQKPVAPMDLLKGLERLEARLHERIRSQLSLSHVNQRLEYLAESLNSISRDIHKIKYEVHGGGQASSALKQEQAETPENAPSSAEQIAPVVNNPLFNKLSPRQQAVARLVSKGLTNYQIAYDLGITENTVKLYVSQVLRLMHMHNRTQLALALSPSSSQSSAVH, from the coding sequence ATGGATAAAACGGCCAATCGTCGTTTCAGTGTGCTGGTCATCGACGACGAGCCCCAGGTCACCGCCGAACTTGCCGAACTGCTGGAAAACAGCGGCTATCGCTGCCTGACCAGCGACAGCAAGGACGGCGCCCTCCAGCAGTTCCGCGACGACACCTCGATCGGCCTGGTGATCTGCGACCTGGGCCTGGGCCGCGACAACGGCATCCGCGTGGTCGAGGCGCTCAAGGAAATCGCCGGCGCCAGTCGCTTCTTCGAAACCATCATCCTCACCGGCCAGCAAGGCAGCCAGGAAGTGATCGAGGCCATGCGCGTCGGCGTCGCCGACTACTACCAGAAGCCGGTGGCGCCCATGGACCTGCTCAAGGGCCTGGAACGCCTGGAGGCCCGGCTGCACGAACGCATCCGCAGCCAGCTGAGCCTGAGCCACGTCAACCAGCGCCTGGAATACCTCGCCGAATCGCTCAACTCGATCTCGCGGGATATCCACAAGATCAAGTACGAAGTGCACGGCGGCGGCCAGGCCAGCAGCGCGCTGAAGCAGGAGCAGGCGGAAACGCCGGAGAACGCACCGAGCAGCGCCGAACAGATCGCCCCGGTGGTGAACAACCCGCTGTTCAACAAGTTGTCGCCGCGCCAGCAGGCCGTGGCGCGGCTGGTGAGCAAGGGGCTGACCAACTACCAGATCGCCTACGACCTGGGCATCACCGAGAACACCGTGAAGCTGTATGTCTCCCAGGTGCTGCGGCTGATGCACATGCACAACCGCACCCAGCTCGCCCTCGCCCTCTCGCCCTCCTCCTCGCAAAGCAGCGCGGTGCACTGA
- a CDS encoding prepilin peptidase — protein MPLELLLLAWCGLCGYQDLTRLRVSNLLTLGGGVAAAVFLLVCGHSLTGHSPADALGAAVLALALTGPGYWLGKLGAADVKLLVALGLASDPLTVLYTLALASLVCVVLMLASKLLIDSDKLPANFKSQLARLRPSRNKSFPFIFALFAGLLTYISIVQ, from the coding sequence ATGCCGCTCGAACTGCTCCTCCTCGCCTGGTGTGGCCTGTGCGGCTACCAGGACCTCACGCGCCTGCGCGTAAGCAACCTGCTGACCCTCGGCGGGGGCGTGGCGGCGGCCGTTTTCCTGCTGGTGTGCGGGCACAGTCTCACCGGCCATTCGCCCGCGGATGCCCTGGGGGCGGCCGTTCTGGCGCTGGCGCTCACCGGGCCGGGGTACTGGCTCGGCAAGCTGGGGGCGGCGGACGTGAAGCTGCTGGTGGCCCTGGGCCTGGCCAGCGATCCGCTGACCGTGCTGTACACCCTGGCACTGGCCAGCCTGGTCTGCGTAGTCCTGATGCTCGCCAGCAAACTTTTGATTGATTCGGACAAGTTGCCGGCTAATTTCAAATCGCAATTAGCCAGACTGAGACCGTCAAGGAACAAGTCATTTCCTTTCATATTCGCGCTATTCGCCGGTCTTCTGACGTATATTTCGATCGTCCAGTAA
- a CDS encoding TadE/TadG family type IV pilus assembly protein has product MNGVGGRKGQKGTVAIEFAGVFVLFFAVLYGLLGYCVPLLMLQAFNDAAASGARIAVSVNPNVSGYATVLRTAVTNEVNQRLSWMPTSWRNGCYSGQFLDTPTTETVNGRNYTRVRVCVNYPYSTSPIVPLLTLPGIGTVPQLPAVLTGQASVLL; this is encoded by the coding sequence ATGAACGGAGTCGGCGGACGCAAGGGGCAGAAAGGCACGGTGGCCATCGAGTTCGCTGGCGTCTTCGTGTTGTTCTTCGCGGTGCTCTACGGCTTGCTGGGTTACTGCGTGCCGCTCCTGATGCTGCAGGCGTTCAATGATGCAGCGGCGTCCGGTGCGCGCATCGCGGTGTCGGTCAATCCGAACGTGAGCGGCTACGCCACGGTGCTGCGCACAGCCGTCACCAACGAGGTCAACCAGCGCCTGAGCTGGATGCCGACGTCCTGGCGCAACGGCTGCTACAGCGGCCAGTTCCTCGACACCCCGACCACCGAGACCGTGAATGGCCGCAACTACACGCGGGTGCGTGTCTGCGTGAACTACCCCTACTCCACGTCTCCCATCGTGCCGCTACTGACGTTGCCGGGAATCGGCACCGTACCGCAGCTACCCGCCGTGCTGACCGGCCAGGCCAGCGTCCTGCTCTGA
- a CDS encoding ATP-binding protein, with translation MFDFFRSRSIQGEPAQNSPPSRPLAARRRPQVAPAETSAPAIENWDIWLELDSHDRVVARGGGMVHRLLPPARGNSELPTLTDHLDRRAPGGSPLASLRGGERVDLVLRSTGDLPLVCRFQALLQPNEHCLLLGTDISDLNWQSDSQQHKLQCLNLSKLLLARLRHSSQRRLSEAVGEVLEAFCSSFHMRSMALLLESADGVRVFACHVQPGLDSLLRDGLALPDQELRAASGACLLGIDERRSDLLESLCCDRLYLVPAPVRGGRLAGLLAEPADHAPNWPSLAPSDWQYLAEILANLVHERAELYSLRDSSRRLSLLQDMVGGGWWRLRVDEGVFELSPAVSASLGLPAGQNQLALADLLIQLHPADADELSLRLRHLQPGGRLVQDLRLRGAATQQTRRWLRLQGRMQARAGDQLMDGVLLDISEGKLQEEQALAAHARLRNLIDSAPVVIYVQRVEEGHLIPEFYSENASNLLGLDLQGQSWQALAERVHPEDLETFLDRGRELLREGRVRTEYRLLDSAGEWHWLYDEAKLLRDIQGIPQEAVGLWLDVTEQHLAALQIAESEERYRVLVEDSPALICRYDPDLRLTFINHTFAQVLGESVEALLGRRLDEWLSEQDSSALRARLVDGGRTTSDDSWELRFSLPGQRNLWLIWSDRPLPDATGRLLEVQAVGRDNTAVRHAQQQLAQGAKMASLGEMVSGMAHEMKQPLHVLRMSLYNARQKLGDQDYLKEKLERADAQIDRLSRVIGHMGVFSRKSELEAAPFDPYDACEGALALLGESLTQQGISLECRAPAQRVVVRGYADQLEQVLINLLANARDALLGRDTEGARWVGVSQEPCLDTGWVEVHVRDNAGGIDAAVMERIFEPFFTTKPAGKGTGLGLSVSHDLIRNMGGSLSVDNFKGGARFVIRLPRQAENA, from the coding sequence ATGTTCGACTTCTTCCGTTCCCGGAGTATCCAGGGCGAGCCAGCGCAGAACTCGCCACCCAGCCGTCCGCTGGCAGCCCGTCGCCGGCCCCAGGTGGCGCCGGCGGAGACGAGCGCTCCGGCCATCGAGAACTGGGATATCTGGCTGGAACTGGACAGCCATGACCGCGTGGTGGCCCGAGGTGGCGGGATGGTGCACCGGCTGTTGCCGCCTGCGCGCGGCAACAGCGAGCTGCCCACGCTCACCGACCATCTCGACCGCCGGGCGCCCGGCGGCTCGCCGCTGGCCAGCCTGCGCGGTGGCGAACGGGTCGACCTGGTACTGCGCAGCACCGGCGACCTGCCGTTGGTATGCCGCTTCCAGGCGCTGTTGCAGCCCAATGAACATTGCCTGCTGCTGGGCACCGACATCTCCGACCTCAACTGGCAGTCCGACAGCCAGCAGCACAAGCTGCAATGCCTGAACCTCAGCAAATTGCTCCTGGCCCGCTTGCGGCATAGCTCGCAACGGCGTCTGAGCGAGGCGGTGGGGGAGGTGCTGGAAGCTTTCTGCAGCAGCTTCCACATGCGTTCCATGGCGCTCTTGCTGGAGTCGGCCGATGGCGTGCGGGTTTTCGCCTGCCATGTTCAGCCGGGGCTCGACAGTCTCCTGCGCGACGGCCTGGCGCTGCCCGACCAGGAACTGCGCGCGGCCAGTGGCGCCTGCCTGCTGGGCATCGATGAGCGGCGTTCGGACCTGCTCGAATCGCTGTGCTGCGACCGCCTCTACCTGGTGCCGGCGCCCGTGCGCGGCGGGCGCCTCGCCGGCCTGCTGGCCGAACCCGCGGATCACGCGCCGAACTGGCCGAGCCTGGCGCCCAGCGATTGGCAGTACCTGGCGGAGATCCTCGCCAACCTCGTGCACGAGCGCGCCGAACTCTACAGCCTGCGCGACAGCAGTCGGCGCCTGAGCCTGTTGCAGGACATGGTTGGCGGTGGCTGGTGGCGGCTGCGCGTCGATGAGGGTGTGTTCGAATTGTCCCCGGCGGTGTCCGCCAGCCTTGGCCTGCCGGCCGGGCAGAACCAGCTGGCGCTGGCCGACCTGTTGATTCAGCTGCACCCGGCCGATGCTGACGAACTCAGCCTGCGTCTGCGCCATCTGCAACCGGGCGGACGGCTGGTGCAGGATTTGCGCCTGCGCGGCGCGGCCACGCAGCAGACGCGCCGCTGGCTGCGCCTGCAAGGACGGATGCAGGCGCGCGCCGGCGATCAACTGATGGATGGCGTACTGCTGGATATCAGCGAGGGCAAGTTGCAGGAAGAGCAGGCGCTGGCCGCCCATGCCCGGCTGCGCAACCTGATCGACAGCGCGCCGGTGGTCATCTACGTGCAGCGTGTGGAAGAAGGCCACCTGATCCCCGAGTTCTACAGCGAGAATGCCAGCAACCTGCTGGGCCTCGATCTCCAGGGCCAGAGCTGGCAGGCACTGGCCGAACGCGTGCATCCCGAGGATCTGGAAACCTTCCTCGATCGCGGCCGCGAACTGCTGCGCGAGGGCAGGGTGCGTACCGAGTACCGGTTGCTCGATAGCGCGGGCGAATGGCACTGGCTGTACGACGAGGCCAAGCTGCTGCGCGATATCCAGGGCATTCCCCAGGAAGCCGTAGGGCTCTGGCTGGACGTTACCGAGCAGCATCTGGCGGCGCTGCAGATCGCCGAGAGCGAAGAACGCTACCGCGTGCTGGTGGAGGATTCACCCGCATTGATCTGCCGCTACGACCCGGACCTGCGACTCACCTTCATCAACCACACCTTCGCCCAGGTGCTCGGCGAGTCGGTGGAGGCGCTGCTTGGTCGGCGCCTGGACGAATGGCTGTCGGAGCAGGACTCCAGCGCCCTGCGCGCGCGCCTGGTGGACGGTGGCCGGACCACGTCCGATGACTCCTGGGAGCTGCGCTTCAGCCTGCCGGGCCAGCGCAATCTCTGGCTGATCTGGTCGGACCGTCCGCTGCCGGACGCCACTGGCCGCCTGCTGGAAGTCCAGGCCGTGGGCCGCGACAACACCGCCGTGCGCCACGCCCAGCAGCAACTGGCCCAGGGCGCCAAGATGGCCAGCCTGGGCGAGATGGTCAGCGGCATGGCCCACGAGATGAAGCAGCCGCTGCACGTCCTGCGCATGTCGCTGTACAACGCGCGGCAGAAGCTCGGCGACCAGGATTATCTGAAGGAGAAGCTGGAGCGCGCCGACGCGCAGATCGACCGGCTGTCGCGGGTCATCGGGCACATGGGGGTGTTCAGTCGCAAGTCGGAACTGGAGGCCGCGCCCTTCGATCCCTATGACGCCTGCGAGGGCGCACTGGCGCTGCTGGGCGAAAGCCTGACGCAACAGGGCATTTCCCTGGAATGCCGGGCGCCGGCGCAGCGCGTGGTGGTCCGCGGATATGCCGATCAGCTGGAGCAGGTGCTGATCAACCTGCTGGCCAACGCCCGCGACGCCTTGCTCGGCCGGGACACCGAAGGCGCGCGCTGGGTCGGAGTCTCGCAGGAGCCTTGCCTGGATACCGGCTGGGTCGAGGTCCATGTGCGCGACAACGCCGGTGGCATCGATGCGGCAGTGATGGAGCGGATCTTCGAGCCGTTCTTCACCACCAAGCCCGCCGGGAAGGGCACCGGCCTGGGGTTGTCGGTGAGCCACGACCTGATCCGCAACATGGGCGGCAGCCTGTCTGTGGATAACTTCAAGGGTGGCGCGCGCTTCGTCATCCGCTTGCCGCGCCAGGCCGAGAACGCCTGA
- a CDS encoding inorganic phosphate transporter, whose product MFDLFSGLDVWVSVSLVLALAFVLAFEFINGFHDTANAVATVIYTKAMSPYRAVILSGIFNFLGVLLGGVGVAYAIVHLLPVELLINVNTGHGLAMVFSLLAAAITWNLGTWYFGIPASSSHTLIGSILGVGLANALITDVPLADGINWGKAIDIGLSLIFSPLAGFLIAGALLIGLKWMYPLSKMHKTPETRRDVDEKKHPPFWNRLVLVISAMTVSFVHGSNDGQKGIGLIMLVLIGIVPTKFVLDLNSTTYQIERTRDAAVHLQQFYNRHSDTLGEMLALGKSADTDMPDLYRCEPKQTEATLKGLLKDLHGVSTYNDLADDERVQVRRYLLCLDDTAKKVGKLSELPSREKADLEKLRKDLTSTTEYAPFWVIIAVALALGIGTMVGWKRVVLTVGEKIGKQGMSYAQGISAQLTATLAIGMANIYSLPVSTTHVLSSGVAGTMVANRSGLQGGTVRNILMAWILTLPTSMALAAGLFWLSSRFVG is encoded by the coding sequence ATGTTCGATCTCTTCAGCGGCCTCGATGTCTGGGTGAGTGTCAGCCTCGTGCTGGCCCTCGCATTCGTCCTTGCCTTCGAGTTCATCAACGGCTTCCACGACACCGCCAACGCGGTGGCCACGGTCATCTATACCAAGGCCATGTCCCCGTACCGCGCGGTGATCCTCTCCGGCATCTTCAACTTCCTCGGCGTATTGCTCGGCGGCGTCGGCGTCGCCTACGCCATCGTCCACCTGCTGCCGGTGGAGCTGCTGATCAACGTGAACACCGGCCACGGCCTGGCCATGGTGTTCTCCCTGCTTGCCGCCGCCATCACCTGGAACCTGGGCACCTGGTACTTCGGCATCCCCGCGTCCAGCTCCCATACCCTGATCGGCTCGATCCTCGGCGTTGGCCTGGCCAACGCGCTGATTACCGACGTGCCGCTGGCCGACGGGATCAACTGGGGCAAGGCCATCGACATCGGCCTGTCGCTGATCTTCTCGCCGCTGGCCGGCTTCCTGATCGCCGGCGCGCTGCTGATCGGCCTGAAGTGGATGTACCCGCTGTCGAAGATGCACAAGACGCCGGAAACCCGCCGCGACGTCGACGAGAAGAAGCACCCGCCGTTCTGGAACCGCCTGGTCCTGGTGATCTCGGCCATGACCGTGAGCTTCGTGCACGGCTCCAACGACGGCCAGAAAGGCATCGGCCTGATCATGCTGGTACTGATCGGCATCGTGCCGACCAAGTTCGTCCTCGACCTGAACAGCACCACCTACCAGATCGAGCGCACCCGCGACGCCGCCGTCCACCTGCAGCAGTTCTACAACCGTCACTCCGATACCCTCGGTGAGATGCTGGCGCTGGGCAAGTCCGCCGACACCGACATGCCGGACCTGTACCGTTGCGAGCCGAAGCAGACCGAAGCGACCCTCAAGGGCCTGCTGAAGGACCTGCACGGCGTGTCCACCTACAACGACCTGGCCGACGACGAGCGCGTGCAGGTTCGCCGCTACCTGCTGTGCCTGGACGACACCGCGAAGAAGGTCGGCAAGCTGTCCGAGCTGCCATCGCGCGAGAAGGCGGACCTCGAGAAGCTGCGCAAGGACCTCACCAGCACCACCGAATACGCCCCGTTCTGGGTGATCATCGCGGTGGCCCTGGCCCTAGGCATTGGCACCATGGTTGGCTGGAAGCGCGTGGTACTCACCGTCGGCGAAAAAATCGGCAAGCAGGGCATGAGTTACGCCCAGGGCATCAGCGCCCAGCTCACCGCGACCCTCGCCATCGGCATGGCGAACATCTACAGCCTGCCGGTCTCGACGACCCATGTGCTGTCTTCGGGGGTGGCCGGCACCATGGTCGCCAACCGCAGCGGCCTGCAGGGTGGCACCGTGCGCAACATCCTGATGGCCTGGATCCTCACCCTGCCCACCTCGATGGCGCTGGCCGCCGGCCTGTTCTGGCTGTCGTCGCGCTTCGTCGGCTGA
- a CDS encoding sigma-54 dependent transcriptional regulator: protein MSLLTLPNAREQTKSVRATVLVFKDPRSQELLNRIERLAPSEANALIIGETGTGKELVARHIHKLSRRGAAPFVAVNCGAFSETLVESELFGHEKGAYTGATSSKAGWFEAANGGTLFLDEIGDLPLNMQVKLLRVLQEREVVRLGSRTPVPINVRVVAATNVNLADAVVAGHFREDLFYRLHVATIRLPPLRERPGDILPLAEFFLEEHCQRLGYNRASLSAEAERKLLGHTWPGNIRELENAIHHALLVCRNQQVQPGDLQLAELPSAPRHDLLRHEHSPHALAPRVEATLEQALLELFESNKPDLYEHVEEVLFRTAYHFCHGNQLQTGRLLGISRNIVRARLEKIGELNLSRTG from the coding sequence ATGTCGCTGTTGACCCTTCCCAATGCCCGCGAGCAAACCAAGTCGGTCCGCGCCACGGTGCTGGTGTTCAAGGACCCACGCTCGCAGGAACTGCTCAACCGCATCGAGCGCCTGGCGCCCAGCGAAGCCAACGCGTTGATCATCGGCGAGACCGGCACCGGCAAGGAGCTGGTGGCACGACATATCCACAAGCTCAGCCGACGCGGCGCCGCCCCCTTTGTGGCTGTAAACTGCGGCGCTTTTTCCGAAACGCTGGTGGAAAGTGAGCTATTTGGCCACGAAAAAGGCGCCTACACCGGCGCCACCAGCAGCAAGGCCGGCTGGTTCGAGGCGGCCAACGGCGGCACGCTGTTCCTCGACGAGATCGGCGACCTGCCGCTGAACATGCAGGTCAAGCTGCTGCGCGTGCTGCAGGAACGCGAAGTCGTACGCCTGGGGTCGCGCACCCCCGTACCGATCAACGTGCGGGTAGTCGCCGCGACCAACGTCAACCTGGCCGACGCCGTGGTCGCCGGGCATTTCCGCGAGGACCTGTTCTACCGCCTGCACGTCGCCACCATCCGCCTGCCGCCGCTGCGCGAGCGCCCCGGCGACATTCTGCCGCTGGCCGAATTCTTCCTCGAGGAACACTGCCAGCGCCTGGGCTACAACCGCGCCAGCCTCAGCGCGGAAGCCGAACGCAAGCTGCTGGGCCACACCTGGCCCGGCAACATCCGCGAGCTGGAGAACGCCATCCACCATGCCCTGCTGGTGTGCCGCAACCAGCAGGTGCAGCCGGGCGACCTGCAACTGGCCGAGCTGCCGTCGGCGCCGCGTCACGACCTGTTGCGCCACGAACACAGCCCCCACGCCCTGGCGCCACGCGTCGAGGCGACCCTGGAGCAGGCGCTGCTGGAGCTGTTCGAAAGCAACAAGCCCGACCTCTACGAGCACGTGGAAGAAGTGCTGTTCCGCACCGCCTACCACTTCTGCCACGGCAACCAGTTGCAGACCGGTCGCCTGCTGGGCATCAGCCGCAACATCGTCCGCGCCCGCCTGGAAAAGATCGGCGAACTGAACCTCAGCCGTACCGGCTGA
- a CDS encoding PsiF family protein, protein MTIVRIPLLALALLFSAQGFAATAAQTAQQEKMKTCNADATTKALKGEERKAFMSTCLKAGGGDTKKMTPQQEKMKSCNADATTKALKGDERKAFMSTCLKK, encoded by the coding sequence ATGACCATCGTTCGAATTCCGCTGCTCGCCCTCGCTCTGCTCTTCTCGGCGCAAGGCTTCGCGGCCACCGCCGCGCAGACCGCGCAGCAGGAAAAGATGAAGACCTGCAACGCCGATGCGACCACCAAGGCGCTCAAGGGTGAAGAGCGCAAGGCGTTCATGAGCACTTGCCTCAAGGCCGGTGGCGGGGACACCAAGAAAATGACCCCGCAGCAGGAGAAGATGAAGTCCTGCAATGCCGATGCGACCACCAAGGCGCTCAAGGGTGATGAACGCAAGGCGTTCATGAGCACCTGCCTGAAAAAGTGA
- a CDS encoding pseudouridine synthase, producing the protein MSSPRFSAAQQRASTLHLPAGPWATVLDCLCARFPAVDRATWLDRMARGKVLDSDGQPIGPEHPYREALRIHYFREVPQETPIPFQESILYADADLVVADKPHFLPVTPAGQYVEETLLARLARRLDNPLLVPLHRIDRLTAGLVLFSANPDNRDAYQALFRERRIQKQYEAIAPALPQLEFPLVHRSRLVEGDPFIRMQEADGPPNSETRIEVLEKRGELWRYGLKPVSGKRHQLRVHMSALGAALCFDPLYPTLPPRDQRPPEDYDRPLKLLARQLDFIDPLSGEPRHFASQLELTWPSINFIDGHQ; encoded by the coding sequence ATGTCCAGCCCACGCTTCTCCGCCGCCCAGCAACGCGCCAGCACCCTGCACCTGCCCGCCGGCCCCTGGGCAACGGTGCTGGACTGCCTCTGCGCGCGCTTCCCGGCCGTCGACCGCGCCACCTGGCTCGACCGCATGGCCCGGGGCAAGGTGCTGGACAGCGACGGTCAGCCCATCGGCCCCGAGCACCCGTATCGGGAAGCACTGCGTATCCATTATTTCCGCGAGGTGCCGCAGGAGACGCCGATCCCCTTCCAGGAAAGCATCCTGTACGCCGACGCCGACCTGGTCGTCGCCGACAAGCCGCACTTCCTCCCGGTGACACCTGCCGGGCAGTACGTGGAAGAAACCCTGCTGGCGCGTCTCGCCAGGCGCCTGGACAACCCGTTGCTGGTGCCCTTGCACCGGATCGACCGGCTCACCGCCGGACTGGTGCTGTTCTCCGCCAATCCGGACAACCGCGACGCCTACCAGGCGCTGTTCCGCGAGCGGCGTATTCAGAAGCAGTACGAAGCCATCGCCCCCGCCTTGCCGCAGCTGGAGTTTCCCCTGGTGCATCGCTCGCGACTGGTCGAAGGCGATCCCTTCATCCGCATGCAGGAAGCGGACGGTCCTCCCAACAGCGAAACCCGCATCGAGGTCCTGGAGAAACGCGGCGAGCTGTGGCGCTACGGCCTGAAGCCGGTCAGCGGCAAACGCCACCAGTTGCGCGTGCACATGTCGGCGCTGGGCGCGGCGCTGTGCTTCGATCCGCTCTATCCCACGCTGCCGCCACGCGACCAGCGACCGCCGGAAGACTACGACCGCCCGCTGAAGCTGCTCGCCCGCCAGTTGGACTTCATCGACCCGCTGAGCGGCGAGCCGCGGCACTTCGCAAGCCAACTGGAGCTGACCTGGCCTTCCATCAATTTCATCGATGGTCATCAGTAA